A single genomic interval of Spinacia oleracea cultivar Varoflay chromosome 6, BTI_SOV_V1, whole genome shotgun sequence harbors:
- the LOC110797832 gene encoding uncharacterized protein isoform X1, with translation MGGGSCGGVILTTTHLNFPSITDFTYISKLHNPNFARATRRFLIQCSSSTPDLSITNENFGDVHSLTGGALDFQKATTSLSPHLLPSPKKITLLRHGLSSWNAESRVQEKSRPKDVGKH, from the exons ATGGGTGGCGGAAGTTGTGGTGGAGTAATTTTGACAACAACCCATTTGAATTTTCCTTCGATAACTGATTTTACCTACATCTCCAAGCTACATAATCCCAACTTCGCAAGAGCAACAAGAAGATTCTTGATTCAATGTTCATCTTCAACTCCTGATCTCTCCATAACTAATG AGAATTTTGGGGATGTTCATTCTCTCACTGGTGGTGCATTGGATTTCCAGAAAGCAACTACCTCACTTTCACCTCATCTATTACCTTCACCGAAGAAGATAACTCTTCTCAGGCATGGCCTTAGTTCATGGAATGCAGAAAGTAGAGTTCAG GAGAAAAGCAGGCCGAAAGATGTAGGGAAGCATTAG
- the LOC110797832 gene encoding uncharacterized protein isoform X2, which translates to MGGGSCGGVILTTTHLNFPSITDFTYISKLHNPNFARATRRFLIQCSSSTPDLSITNENFGDVHSLTGGALDFQKATTSLSPHLLPSPKKITLLRHGLSSWNAESRVQIYLF; encoded by the exons ATGGGTGGCGGAAGTTGTGGTGGAGTAATTTTGACAACAACCCATTTGAATTTTCCTTCGATAACTGATTTTACCTACATCTCCAAGCTACATAATCCCAACTTCGCAAGAGCAACAAGAAGATTCTTGATTCAATGTTCATCTTCAACTCCTGATCTCTCCATAACTAATG AGAATTTTGGGGATGTTCATTCTCTCACTGGTGGTGCATTGGATTTCCAGAAAGCAACTACCTCACTTTCACCTCATCTATTACCTTCACCGAAGAAGATAACTCTTCTCAGGCATGGCCTTAGTTCATGGAATGCAGAAAGTAGAGTTCAG ATCTATCTGTTCTGA